In Acidovorax sp. 106, the following proteins share a genomic window:
- the urtA gene encoding urea ABC transporter substrate-binding protein, which translates to MSHPTDPRYGGPVAVETGRRRMLQALGAASVAGLPAWSFAQPTAQVNTTKLAVTDTEVTVGQLHSATGTMAISETGSIQAEQLAIDQINAMGGVLGRKIKVIKEDGASDWPTFAEKSKKLLINDHCAAVFGCWTSASRKAVLPVFEKENGLLYYPTFYEGLEQSKNVIYTGQEATQQILYSLEWAKTEKKAKTFFLIGSDYIWPRTSMKIARKHIENFQKGKVVGEEYYPLGSTNFGSLMNKIKVQKPDCIFVAVVGGSNVAFYKALKAAGITGDKQLLVTLSVTEDEMTGVGGENFAGFYSSMKYFQSLDNENNKKFVAAFKAKYGKDAVIGDVTQAGYLGPWLWKAAVEKAKSFDVDKVVAASPGIELTTAPEGYVKVDANHHLWSKSRIAMGMPDASFKVVSESPQLIKPDPFPKGYQ; encoded by the coding sequence ATGAGCCACCCCACCGATCCCCGCTACGGCGGCCCTGTAGCTGTCGAAACTGGCCGCCGCCGCATGTTGCAGGCGCTGGGCGCAGCATCTGTGGCGGGCCTGCCGGCCTGGTCGTTTGCGCAGCCCACTGCTCAGGTCAACACGACCAAGCTGGCGGTGACCGATACCGAAGTCACCGTGGGCCAACTGCACTCGGCCACCGGCACCATGGCCATTTCTGAAACGGGCTCCATCCAGGCCGAGCAACTGGCCATTGACCAGATCAACGCCATGGGCGGCGTGCTGGGCCGCAAGATCAAGGTGATCAAGGAAGACGGAGCCTCTGACTGGCCCACGTTTGCCGAAAAATCCAAGAAGCTGCTCATCAACGACCACTGCGCCGCCGTGTTCGGCTGCTGGACCAGCGCCTCACGCAAGGCCGTACTGCCCGTGTTCGAGAAAGAAAACGGCCTGCTCTACTACCCCACCTTCTATGAAGGCCTGGAGCAGTCCAAGAACGTGATCTACACCGGCCAGGAGGCCACGCAGCAAATTTTGTACAGCCTGGAGTGGGCCAAGACCGAGAAGAAGGCCAAGACCTTCTTCCTCATCGGCTCGGACTACATCTGGCCCCGCACCTCGATGAAGATTGCGCGCAAGCACATCGAGAACTTCCAGAAGGGCAAAGTGGTGGGCGAGGAGTACTACCCGCTGGGCAGCACCAACTTCGGCTCGCTGATGAACAAGATCAAGGTGCAAAAGCCCGACTGCATTTTTGTGGCGGTGGTGGGTGGCTCAAACGTGGCGTTTTACAAGGCGCTCAAGGCCGCAGGCATCACGGGCGACAAGCAATTGCTGGTCACGCTGTCCGTCACCGAGGACGAAATGACCGGCGTGGGTGGTGAAAACTTCGCGGGGTTCTATTCGTCGATGAAGTACTTCCAGTCGCTCGACAACGAGAACAACAAGAAGTTTGTGGCCGCCTTCAAAGCCAAGTATGGCAAGGACGCCGTGATTGGCGACGTAACGCAGGCGGGTTACCTGGGCCCCTGGCTGTGGAAGGCCGCCGTGGAAAAGGCCAAAAGCTTTGACGTGGACAAGGTGGTGGCTGCGTCGCCCGGCATTGAGCTGACCACGGCGCCCGAAGGCTACGTGAAGGTGGATGCCAACCACCACCTGTGGAGCAAGTCGCGCATCGCCATGGGCATGCCGGACGCTTCGTTCAAGGTGGTGTCCGAGTCGCCGCAGCTCATCAAGCCGGATCCGTTCCCCAAGGGATACCAGTAA
- the urtB gene encoding urea ABC transporter permease subunit UrtB produces the protein MTFSEMLNIGLMQGFAGLSLFAVLLLMGLGLAIIFGQMGVINMAHGEFMTIGAYTIYLGSTLAANHAPQMAPYYFPLAIIAAFGFAFAAGWLVEWGLIRHLYKRPLDTLLATWGISLALQQCFRTFIGPKEVSPTLPEWLMGSWAPAPGLDIPINGLFVLGLTAVVTGGVLLALHKSRWGLRVRATVSNRVMANATGIDTKKTDRLTFAIGCGIAGVAGAAFTTIGSTGPTSGSLYIVDAFLVVTFGGAASLLGTVVSAFGIAQTQSITEFFLAGSMAKVITLSLIVLILMVRPQGLFASKVRR, from the coding sequence ATGACTTTTTCCGAAATGCTCAACATTGGCCTGATGCAGGGCTTTGCGGGCCTGAGCCTGTTTGCCGTGCTGCTGCTCATGGGCCTGGGGCTGGCGATCATCTTTGGGCAGATGGGCGTGATCAACATGGCGCATGGCGAGTTCATGACGATTGGCGCCTACACCATCTACCTGGGCTCTACGCTGGCGGCCAACCATGCGCCGCAGATGGCGCCGTACTACTTTCCTCTGGCCATCATCGCGGCCTTTGGCTTTGCCTTTGCGGCGGGCTGGCTGGTGGAGTGGGGACTGATCCGCCACCTGTACAAACGCCCGCTCGATACGCTGCTGGCCACCTGGGGCATCAGTCTGGCGCTGCAGCAGTGCTTTCGCACCTTCATCGGCCCCAAGGAAGTCAGCCCCACGCTGCCCGAGTGGCTGATGGGCTCTTGGGCGCCTGCGCCGGGGCTGGACATTCCCATCAATGGCTTGTTTGTGTTGGGCCTCACCGCTGTAGTGACCGGGGGCGTGCTGCTGGCCCTGCACAAAAGCCGCTGGGGCCTGCGTGTGCGGGCCACGGTGAGCAACCGCGTCATGGCCAACGCGACGGGCATCGACACCAAAAAGACCGACCGCCTCACCTTCGCCATTGGCTGCGGCATTGCGGGCGTGGCGGGTGCTGCCTTCACCACTATTGGCTCCACCGGGCCCACCAGTGGCTCGCTCTACATCGTCGACGCGTTCCTGGTCGTCACCTTTGGTGGCGCGGCGAGCTTGCTGGGCACTGTGGTTTCAGCCTTTGGCATTGCGCAGACGCAGTCCATCACCGAGTTTTTCCTGGCGGGCTCCATGGCCAAGGTGATCACGCTGTCGCTGATCGTGCTGATCCTGATGGTGCGTCCACAGGGCCTGTTCGCCTCCAAAGTTCGCCGATGA
- the urtC gene encoding urea ABC transporter permease subunit UrtC, producing the protein MNALKAWILRYQLASLVLLTVLLAVVLPLALDIFRLNLVGKYLTYAFVAIGLVMVWGYGGVLSLGQGVFFGLGGYAMAMFLKLEASDPISTKIQSTPGIPDFMDWNQITELPSFWVPFKSLPFSLAAVIVVPTLLAWVVSFAMFKRRVGGVYFAIITQAVALILTVLIIGQQGYTGGVNGMTDLKTLWGWDTRTDSAKYILYYVCVVLLIGSIVLCRWIQTGKVGTLLLAMRDKEDRVRFSGYDVANFKIFTFCLAAALSGIGGALFSLQVGFMSPSFVGIVPSIEMVIYAAVGGRMSLVGAVYGTLLVNAGKTFFSESFPEAWLFLMAGLFIGVTMAFPMGLAGLWESHVVPWWKGRREALRQASVQPRPVADATPAATATSAAAASVAPAPAALPDGVSRQGA; encoded by the coding sequence ATGAATGCCCTCAAAGCCTGGATATTGCGCTACCAGCTCGCCAGCCTGGTGCTGCTCACCGTGCTGCTGGCCGTGGTGCTTCCACTCGCGCTCGACATCTTTCGCCTCAACCTGGTGGGCAAGTACCTCACCTATGCCTTTGTGGCCATTGGCCTGGTGATGGTGTGGGGCTATGGCGGCGTGCTCAGCCTGGGGCAGGGGGTTTTCTTTGGCCTGGGCGGTTACGCCATGGCCATGTTTTTGAAGCTGGAAGCGTCTGACCCCATCAGCACCAAGATCCAGTCCACGCCCGGCATTCCGGACTTCATGGACTGGAACCAAATCACCGAGCTGCCCAGCTTCTGGGTCCCGTTCAAGAGCCTGCCGTTCTCGCTGGCCGCCGTCATTGTGGTGCCCACGTTGCTGGCTTGGGTCGTCAGCTTTGCCATGTTCAAGCGCCGCGTAGGCGGTGTGTACTTCGCCATCATCACGCAGGCGGTGGCGCTGATCCTCACGGTGCTCATCATTGGCCAGCAGGGCTACACCGGCGGCGTCAACGGCATGACCGATCTGAAGACCCTGTGGGGCTGGGACACGCGCACCGACAGCGCCAAGTACATCCTGTACTACGTGTGCGTGGTGCTGCTCATCGGCTCCATCGTGCTGTGCCGCTGGATCCAGACCGGCAAGGTGGGCACGCTGCTGCTGGCCATGCGCGACAAGGAAGACCGCGTGCGGTTTTCGGGCTACGACGTGGCCAATTTCAAGATCTTCACCTTCTGCCTGGCCGCTGCGCTGTCGGGCATTGGCGGGGCACTGTTCTCGCTGCAGGTGGGGTTCATGTCACCCAGCTTCGTAGGCATCGTGCCCTCCATCGAGATGGTGATCTACGCCGCCGTGGGTGGGCGCATGAGCCTGGTGGGTGCGGTGTACGGCACGCTGCTGGTGAATGCGGGCAAGACGTTTTTCTCGGAGAGCTTTCCCGAGGCCTGGTTGTTCTTGATGGCGGGCCTGTTCATCGGCGTGACTATGGCTTTCCCCATGGGGTTGGCTGGCTTGTGGGAGAGCCATGTCGTGCCCTGGTGGAAGGGCCGCCGCGAGGCGCTGCGCCAGGCCTCGGTGCAGCCCCGGCCGGTGGCTGACGCAACGCCAGCCGCTACCGCCACTTCTGCAGCAGCTGCCAGCGTAGCGCCCGCACCTGCTGCCCTGCCCGACGGCGTGAGCCGCCAGGGTGCCTGA
- the urtD gene encoding urea ABC transporter ATP-binding protein UrtD, with amino-acid sequence MSNTDFALAVEDLTVSFDGFKAIDALTLYIDKNELRVIIGPNGAGKTTLLDLICGKTRATGGSIKFKNEELTRMAEHQRVRLGIGRKFQTPSIYENLSVFQNLEVSYPAGRSVLGALAFKCTDEVKARVQVVAEDIGLGDKLDTEAGLLSHGQKQWLEIGMLLMQEPELLMLDEPIAGMSARERELTAELLQRICKNRAVIVIEHDMEFVKRIAHKVTVMHQGKILAEGPMEKVQADPKVIDVYLGH; translated from the coding sequence ATGAGCAATACCGACTTCGCCCTCGCTGTGGAAGACCTCACGGTGTCGTTCGACGGCTTCAAGGCCATCGACGCCCTGACGCTGTACATCGACAAGAACGAGCTGCGCGTGATCATCGGCCCCAACGGCGCGGGCAAGACCACGCTGCTCGACCTGATCTGCGGCAAGACGCGCGCCACCGGCGGCAGCATCAAGTTCAAGAACGAAGAACTGACCCGCATGGCCGAGCACCAGCGCGTGCGGCTGGGCATTGGCCGCAAGTTCCAGACGCCCTCCATTTACGAGAACCTCTCGGTCTTCCAGAACCTGGAGGTGTCGTACCCCGCAGGCCGCTCGGTGCTGGGGGCGTTGGCTTTCAAGTGCACCGACGAAGTCAAGGCCCGTGTGCAGGTGGTGGCCGAAGACATCGGCCTGGGCGACAAGCTCGACACCGAGGCGGGCCTGCTCAGCCATGGGCAAAAGCAGTGGCTGGAGATTGGCATGCTGCTGATGCAGGAGCCCGAGCTGCTGATGCTCGACGAACCCATCGCTGGCATGAGCGCCCGCGAGCGCGAACTCACAGCCGAACTTCTGCAGCGCATCTGCAAGAACCGCGCGGTGATCGTCATCGAGCACGACATGGAGTTCGTCAAGCGCATTGCCCACAAGGTCACCGTGATGCACCAGGGAAAGATCCTGGCCGAAGGCCCTATGGAGAAGGTGCAGGCCGACCCCAAGGTCATCGACGTGTACCTAGGCCATTGA
- the urtE gene encoding urea ABC transporter ATP-binding subunit UrtE, translating into MLEVKDLFVAYGQSEALHGISFEGRANETVAIMGRNGMGKTTLFKSLMGVMPAKSGQITVAGQDVTKDESFRRVAKGIAYVPQGRMIFPTLTVEENIETGLENSKTRQIPEDIYALFPVLWDMRRRKGGNLSGGQQQQLAIARALVTDPKVLLLDEPTEGIQPSIIKDIAKALNEIRKLRQITIVVSEQVLSFAMDVADRLFVIEGGRLVHETARADTDQQRIKAYLSV; encoded by the coding sequence ATGCTGGAAGTCAAAGATCTGTTTGTGGCCTACGGCCAGAGCGAGGCGCTGCACGGCATCTCGTTTGAAGGCCGGGCCAACGAAACCGTGGCCATCATGGGCCGCAATGGCATGGGCAAAACCACGCTGTTCAAAAGCCTCATGGGCGTGATGCCCGCCAAGAGCGGCCAGATCACCGTGGCAGGCCAGGACGTGACGAAGGACGAGAGCTTTCGCCGTGTGGCCAAGGGCATCGCCTACGTGCCGCAGGGCCGGATGATTTTTCCGACCCTCACGGTCGAGGAAAACATTGAGACGGGCCTGGAGAACTCTAAGACACGGCAGATTCCAGAAGACATCTATGCGCTGTTCCCCGTGCTGTGGGACATGCGCCGGCGCAAGGGCGGCAACCTGTCGGGCGGGCAGCAGCAGCAACTGGCCATTGCCCGCGCCCTGGTCACTGACCCCAAGGTGCTGCTGCTCGACGAGCCTACGGAGGGTATCCAGCCTTCCATCATCAAAGACATCGCCAAGGCGCTCAACGAGATCCGCAAGCTGCGCCAGATCACCATCGTGGTGAGCGAGCAGGTGCTCTCGTTTGCCATGGATGTGGCCGATCGGTTGTTTGTCATCGAGGGCGGCCGCCTGGTGCATGAGACGGCCCGGGCCGACACCGACCAGCAGCGCATCAAAGCCTATCTGTCGGTATGA